One genomic window of Monodelphis domestica isolate mMonDom1 chromosome 1, mMonDom1.pri, whole genome shotgun sequence includes the following:
- the PSMD5 gene encoding 26S proteasome non-ATPase regulatory subunit 5 isoform X3: protein MEPVYVARNLRDELHRGLSHPDDAVVILTLAQVGRIVENSEAVTEILNSPELLKDIIYCIGGEKLSIAKAAIKSLSRIALTQAGLESLFGSSLLDDLKNVMKTSDIVRYRVYELIVEISSVSPESLKYCTDSGLVTQLIRELTGDDVLVRATCIEMVTSLAHTHHGRQYLAQEGIIDQISNIIVGADLDPFSSFYLPGFVKFFGNLAIVDSPQQICERYPIFVEKVFEMAEGQDPTMIGVAVDTLGILGSNVEGKQVLQKTGSRFEHLLKRIGHQAKNASTELKIRCLDAISSLLHLPHDQQTEDLLRMTECWFSSLTRDPLEHFRGISTQPFSELHCAALKVFTAIANQPWAQKLMLNSPGFVEYVMDRSVERDKASKDAKYELVKALANSKTIAEIFGNQYYLRLRAYLSEGPYFVKSVSTTAVEGAE from the exons ATGGAACCAGTCTACGTGGCCCGAAACCTTAGGGATGAACTGCACAGGGGACTATCTCACCCTGATGATGCTGTGGTAATCCTCACTCTGGCCCAG GTTGGAAGAATTGTAGAAAATTCAGAGGCTGTTACCGAGATTCTCAATAGTCCTGAGTTACTGAAGGACATAATTTATTGCATTGGTGGAGAAAAATTATCTATAGCTAAAGCG GCTATCAAGTCACTGTCGAGAATAGCCCTAACTCAAGCTGGATTAGAGTCTTTATTTGGAAGCAGCCTgttagatgatttaaaaaatgtaatgaaaacaAGTGACATCGTACGATATAGGGTCTATGAG CTGATTGTGGAGATTTCCTCTGTGTCACCAGAATCCTTAAAATACTGTACTGACAGCGGATTAGTAACCCAGCTCATTAGAGAGCTGACTGGTGATGATGTTCTAGTCAG AGCCACCTGTATAGAAATGGTGACATCTCTGGCACACACTCATCATGGACGGCAATATCTTGCCCAAGAAGGAATAATTGATCAAATTTCTAATATCATTGTTGGGGCAGATTTAGATCCTTTCTCCAGTTTCTATTTGCCAG GATTTGTCAAATTTTTTGGCAACCTGGCAATAGTGGATAGCCCTCAACAGATATGTGAACGATACCCAATCTTTGTAGAAAAGGTCTTTGAAATGGCAGAAGGTCAGGATCCTACCATGATAGGAGTAGCTGTGGACACCTTAGggatcctgggctcaaatgtggaAGGAAAACAGGTTTTACAGAAAACAG GAAGTCGGTTTGAACACCTGCTGAAGAGAATAGGACACCAAGCAAAGAATGCTTCAACAGAATTAAAAATTAGGTGTTTAGATGCGAtttcatctcttcttcatttACCA CATGATCAACAGACTGAAGATCTTTTAAGAATGACAGAATGCTGGTTCTCTTCTTTAACTCGGGATCCACTGGAACATTTTAGAGGGATCAGCACCCAACCTTTCTCTGAACTGCATTGTGCTGCGTTAAAAGTATTCACA GCCATTGCAAACCAACCCTGGGCTCAGAAACTTATGCTTAACAGCCCAGGGTTTGTGGAATATGTCATGGATCGGTCTGTGGAACGTGACAAAGCTTCAAAAGATGCCAAATATGAACTAGTGAAAGCCCTTGCAAACTCGAAAACAATTGCAGAAATCTTTGGAAACCAATATTATTTAAGACTAAGAGCATACCTGAGTGAAGGCCCATACTTTGTGAAGTCTGTTTCAACTACAGCTGTGGAAGGAGCAGAATGA